A single genomic interval of Syntrophorhabdus sp. harbors:
- a CDS encoding SDR family oxidoreductase: MKTLVTGGAGFIGSNLVGQLMKEGNEVVVLDNLASGYRENLDRYPEAGFIEGDVRDRDAVRAAMEDVEVVFHLAASVGNKRSIDDPLTDAGVNVMGTLTVLEAARQSGVRKIVASSSAGIFGELKTLPIREDHPVEPDTPYGSTKLCMEKLCLSYAKLYAMEAVCLRYFNVYGPNQRFDAYGNVIPIFTFRMYNQQPVTIFGDGEQTRDFVNVRDVVQANMKAAAAKGISGAFNIGSGTRVTINRLAAILKDVSGIDAEIVFGEPRPGDVRHSMADISLARASLGFTPSVPLESGLVEYVDWVSHTI; encoded by the coding sequence GGTTTCATAGGTTCAAACCTGGTGGGACAACTAATGAAGGAAGGGAACGAGGTGGTCGTCCTGGACAATCTCGCATCGGGCTACCGGGAGAACCTGGACCGTTACCCGGAAGCCGGGTTTATCGAGGGCGATGTCCGTGACCGGGACGCGGTAAGGGCTGCGATGGAAGATGTGGAAGTTGTCTTTCATCTGGCCGCCTCGGTGGGCAATAAACGGTCCATCGATGATCCGTTGACCGACGCGGGCGTGAATGTCATGGGAACTCTCACCGTGCTGGAGGCAGCCAGGCAGTCGGGTGTACGGAAGATCGTGGCTTCGTCATCGGCGGGCATCTTCGGTGAATTGAAGACCCTTCCCATCAGGGAGGATCATCCCGTGGAGCCGGACACTCCCTATGGAAGCACGAAGCTGTGCATGGAAAAGCTCTGCCTTTCGTACGCTAAGCTCTATGCCATGGAAGCGGTGTGCCTGCGCTATTTCAACGTCTATGGGCCGAATCAGCGTTTCGATGCCTATGGCAACGTGATACCGATCTTCACCTTTAGAATGTATAATCAACAACCTGTCACTATATTCGGTGACGGGGAACAGACACGCGACTTCGTCAACGTCCGTGACGTCGTGCAGGCCAATATGAAGGCGGCCGCTGCGAAAGGGATCTCCGGGGCCTTCAATATCGGCAGCGGCACAAGGGTTACCATAAACCGGCTGGCGGCAATATTGAAGGATGTATCCGGGATCGATGCGGAGATCGTGTTCGGTGAACCGAGGCCCGGTGATGTGCGGCACAGCATGGCTGACATAAGCCTGGCACGGGCCTCACTCGGTTTTACACCTTCCGTCCCTCTTGAGAGCGGTTTGGTGGAATACGTGGATTGGGTTTCGCACACGATTTGA
- a CDS encoding SDR family oxidoreductase: MEKKKVMILGGTGMLGHVLLRYFHQKGVHDVCATCRNVRDLRRYFPPVLADRFWQDNVEADNFDTIIRALASVQPDVVINCIGVIKQLPLANDPLTAITVNAQLPHRISLVSRNANARMVHISTDCVFDGRKGMYTEDDSPSPEDLYGRTKLLGEVSYANCITLRTSIIGNELKGRHGLVEWFLGQTGAVRGYSKAIYSGFPTIELARVIHDFVLPNPGMSGIYHVSSDPLSKFDLLRLVAQRYGKAADIEPYGGFVIDRSLRSSRFSEETGYKSPSWQELIDVMYRDYEANREQYTQYP, translated from the coding sequence ATGGAGAAGAAAAAGGTAATGATTCTTGGCGGGACAGGTATGCTGGGGCACGTTTTGCTGCGGTATTTCCATCAGAAAGGCGTCCACGATGTCTGCGCCACCTGCCGCAACGTGCGTGATCTCCGGAGGTACTTCCCTCCCGTACTCGCCGACAGGTTTTGGCAGGACAATGTCGAGGCCGACAATTTTGATACGATAATCCGCGCGTTGGCCTCAGTTCAACCGGATGTGGTGATAAACTGCATAGGCGTGATCAAGCAATTGCCGCTGGCTAACGACCCGCTGACGGCCATAACGGTCAATGCGCAATTGCCGCATCGCATATCCCTGGTAAGCCGGAATGCAAACGCGCGCATGGTGCACATCAGCACGGACTGCGTCTTTGACGGCAGAAAGGGCATGTACACCGAGGATGACTCCCCATCTCCCGAAGACCTTTACGGCAGAACGAAACTGCTCGGAGAGGTCAGCTATGCCAACTGCATCACCCTGCGCACTTCGATCATAGGAAATGAATTGAAAGGCAGGCATGGACTGGTCGAGTGGTTCCTGGGGCAGACCGGCGCGGTAAGAGGTTATTCAAAGGCAATATATTCAGGGTTTCCAACCATTGAGCTTGCCAGGGTAATACATGATTTTGTTTTGCCGAACCCGGGGATGAGCGGGATATACCATGTTTCTTCCGACCCCCTGTCCAAGTTCGATCTGCTCCGGCTTGTCGCACAGAGGTATGGCAAGGCGGCGGACATCGAGCCCTACGGCGGGTTCGTTATCGACCGTTCGCTGAGGTCGAGCCGGTTCAGTGAGGAAACTGGTTACAAGTCGCCTTCATGGCAGGAGTTGATAGATGTCATGTACAGGGATTATGAAGCCAACAGGGAACAGTACACGCAGTACCCATGA
- the wecB gene encoding UDP-N-acetylglucosamine 2-epimerase (non-hydrolyzing): MTIVGTRPEIIKLSRVMAELDRHVSHVFVHTGQNFDYELNEIFFQQLDIRRPDHFLNAVGASVAGTIGNVISLSDAIMESEQPDAVLLLGDTNSCLSVISAKRRKIPIFHMEAGNRCFDQRVPEEINRRIIDHTSDINLPYSDIAREYLLREGLPPDRIIKTGSPMYEVLQYYRDRIEASDVLARFGLTEGEYFVVSSHREENIDFPEQFEKLVRVLNLLAQKYGKRIIVTTHPRTRKRMDEKGVALNGLVELVKPLGFCDYVHLETRAIATLSDSGTITEESSILKFPALNIRNAHERPEGMEEGAVMMTGLEWESILQGMRVLEAQRQGTMGIPLIVRDYDVPNVSEKVVRIIVSYTDYVNRTVWHK; this comes from the coding sequence ATGACCATCGTAGGTACCAGGCCCGAGATAATCAAACTCAGCCGTGTCATGGCGGAGCTTGATCGCCACGTTTCCCACGTCTTTGTTCACACGGGACAGAATTTTGATTATGAGTTGAACGAGATATTCTTCCAGCAGTTGGACATACGCAGGCCCGACCATTTCCTGAACGCCGTCGGCGCGTCGGTCGCCGGGACGATAGGGAACGTCATATCGCTGTCGGATGCGATCATGGAGAGCGAGCAGCCCGACGCGGTGCTGCTGCTGGGGGACACGAACAGTTGCCTTTCCGTCATCTCCGCAAAGCGGCGGAAGATCCCGATCTTTCACATGGAAGCGGGCAACAGGTGCTTTGACCAGAGGGTACCGGAAGAGATCAACCGGAGGATCATTGACCACACCAGCGACATCAATTTGCCGTACAGCGACATTGCCAGGGAGTATTTGCTGAGAGAAGGCCTTCCGCCGGACAGGATCATCAAGACGGGAAGCCCCATGTATGAGGTCCTGCAGTATTACCGTGACAGGATAGAGGCCTCCGATGTGCTGGCGCGGTTTGGTCTGACGGAGGGGGAATATTTCGTGGTAAGCTCGCACAGGGAAGAGAACATAGACTTCCCCGAGCAATTCGAAAAACTTGTCCGTGTATTGAACCTGCTGGCCCAAAAGTACGGAAAACGGATCATCGTCACGACCCATCCGAGGACCAGAAAGAGAATGGACGAAAAGGGCGTGGCGCTGAACGGACTGGTCGAACTGGTGAAACCCCTGGGGTTTTGCGATTACGTCCATCTGGAGACGCGGGCGATCGCCACGCTGTCCGACAGCGGCACCATAACGGAGGAATCCTCCATTCTCAAATTCCCGGCCTTGAATATCCGCAACGCCCATGAAAGGCCGGAAGGGATGGAGGAAGGCGCCGTCATGATGACGGGCCTTGAATGGGAATCCATACTGCAAGGCATGCGTGTCCTTGAGGCCCAGAGGCAGGGTACGATGGGAATTCCGCTGATCGTCAGGGATTATGACGTGCCCAACGTATCTGAAAAGGTCGTGAGGATAATAGTGAGCTATACTGATTACGTGAATCGAACTGTCTGGCATAAATGA
- a CDS encoding sugar transferase, producing the protein MKRIFDILVTIALMVLLSIPMIVVGLIIKVSSRGRVLFWSRRVGMDNRIFEMPKFRTMRTDTPDLATHLLEDADSFVTPFGAWLRKYSIDEFPQLWSVLKGDMSLVGPRPALYNQYDLIELRTERGVHMLVPGITGWAQINGRDSISIRTKVEYDEYYLKKRSFGLDMVILWRTFGKVVRMEDVKH; encoded by the coding sequence CTGAAGCGTATATTTGATATTCTTGTGACCATCGCGCTGATGGTCCTGTTGAGCATACCCATGATCGTTGTGGGGCTGATCATCAAGGTGTCCTCCAGGGGCAGAGTGCTGTTCTGGTCCAGAAGGGTAGGCATGGACAACCGGATATTTGAAATGCCCAAGTTCCGCACAATGCGGACGGACACGCCGGATTTGGCCACGCACCTTCTTGAGGATGCGGATTCCTTCGTGACCCCCTTTGGTGCATGGCTGAGAAAATACAGCATCGACGAGTTTCCCCAGCTGTGGAGCGTGTTGAAGGGCGACATGAGCCTTGTGGGTCCCAGGCCGGCGCTGTATAACCAGTACGACCTGATAGAACTGCGAACGGAAAGGGGAGTGCATATGCTCGTCCCCGGCATAACCGGATGGGCGCAGATAAACGGAAGGGACTCGATCTCGATCCGAACCAAAGTGGAGTATGACGAGTATTACCTGAAGAAGAGGTCCTTCGGGCTCGATATGGTGATACTCTGGAGAACCTTCGGCAAGGTGGTGAGAATGGAAGACGTGAAGCACTGA
- a CDS encoding acetyltransferase: MSNGVFVLGGGGHAKVVAGTLMAAGATVLGIIDDDPAKWGQRILGNLVSGPRQFGPLRGKTGVIAIGDNSIRERLALEIENVEWRTVVHPHAHVDPSASIGEGTVVFAGAVVQPDVVIGRHCIINTGASIDHDCVIGDFAHIGPGATLAGNVSVGKGAFHGAGSVATPGVKVGRWSIVGAGGVVTADIPDNATAAGVPARVLTFHDGPEARGAGRSG, translated from the coding sequence ATGAGTAACGGTGTTTTCGTGCTGGGCGGAGGAGGTCACGCCAAGGTCGTGGCAGGCACTCTTATGGCTGCCGGTGCGACAGTGCTCGGGATCATTGACGATGACCCTGCAAAATGGGGACAAAGGATCCTAGGCAACCTGGTCAGCGGACCGCGGCAATTCGGCCCCCTGCGAGGCAAGACAGGTGTGATAGCCATCGGGGACAACAGCATCCGCGAACGGTTGGCGCTTGAAATAGAGAATGTGGAATGGAGAACGGTTGTGCATCCCCATGCTCACGTCGATCCATCCGCTTCTATCGGCGAGGGTACCGTCGTCTTTGCGGGGGCCGTGGTCCAGCCCGACGTGGTCATAGGAAGGCATTGCATCATTAATACCGGTGCTTCCATCGATCACGATTGCGTGATCGGCGATTTTGCGCATATCGGTCCGGGTGCCACCCTGGCCGGAAACGTGTCCGTCGGGAAAGGTGCTTTCCATGGCGCGGGAAGCGTCGCGACACCGGGTGTGAAGGTGGGGCGGTGGAGCATTGTGGGCGCGGGGGGTGTGGTCACGGCCGATATTCCCGACAATGCTACGGCAGCTGGAGTTCCGGCGAGGGTCCTGACCTTCCATGATGGTCCGGAAGCGCGAGGGGCAGGGCGAAGTGGGTAA
- the wecB gene encoding UDP-N-acetylglucosamine 2-epimerase (non-hydrolyzing) translates to MVRKREGQGEVGKVLLVFGTRPEAIKMAPVIRSLKERPEPFEVITCVTAQHRRMLDQVLSIFSITPDYDLDIMKEDQDLFDVTVRALSGLREIYEATKPDVVLAQGDTTTAFVAGLAAYYFRIPVGHVEAGLRTWNKYSPFPEEANRRLLSVVADYHFAPTEWSRSNLLAEGVAPGSVWVTGNTVIDALMMINEKQEAGRAGSALMRAFRDRWGIDLSDGRRMILVTGHRRENFGTGFRDICTALKSIARERPDVSIVYPVHLNPSVQRPVREILSGVPNIHLIEPVEYEQFVFLMNRSYLILTDSGGVQEEAPSLGKPVLVMREVTERPEGVEAGVVRLVGTDRETIVGSVSELLDDDVTYRRMAEAVNPYGDGKAALRIADILASNIAGNSGARS, encoded by the coding sequence ATGGTCCGGAAGCGCGAGGGGCAGGGCGAAGTGGGTAAAGTCCTCCTCGTATTCGGGACCCGGCCCGAGGCCATCAAGATGGCCCCCGTAATAAGGTCACTGAAGGAACGCCCCGAGCCCTTCGAGGTGATCACCTGCGTAACGGCCCAGCACAGACGGATGCTCGACCAGGTGCTCTCCATATTCAGTATTACCCCCGATTACGATCTCGATATCATGAAAGAGGACCAGGACCTCTTTGACGTGACGGTGAGGGCGTTATCGGGCCTGAGGGAGATCTACGAAGCCACAAAACCGGATGTGGTCCTTGCCCAGGGGGATACGACGACGGCGTTTGTGGCAGGTCTTGCGGCGTACTATTTCAGGATACCCGTCGGACACGTCGAGGCGGGCTTAAGGACATGGAACAAGTACAGCCCTTTCCCAGAGGAGGCCAACAGGCGTCTCCTGAGCGTTGTCGCCGATTACCACTTTGCCCCGACTGAATGGAGCAGGTCGAACCTCCTTGCGGAAGGTGTGGCCCCCGGCAGCGTATGGGTAACAGGAAATACCGTCATAGACGCGCTTATGATGATCAATGAAAAGCAGGAGGCGGGGCGGGCAGGGTCGGCACTGATGCGGGCTTTCAGGGACCGATGGGGCATCGACCTGTCGGACGGCCGGAGGATGATCCTCGTGACGGGCCATAGGCGGGAGAACTTCGGTACGGGCTTCAGAGACATCTGCACTGCCCTCAAGTCGATCGCCCGGGAGAGGCCCGATGTGTCCATCGTCTATCCCGTCCATCTCAACCCGAGCGTTCAGCGCCCGGTGCGCGAGATCCTGAGCGGAGTCCCCAACATACACCTCATCGAGCCCGTGGAATACGAGCAGTTCGTCTTCCTCATGAACAGGTCCTACCTGATACTCACGGATTCGGGGGGCGTGCAGGAAGAGGCGCCGTCGCTCGGCAAACCGGTCCTGGTCATGAGGGAAGTGACGGAGAGGCCCGAAGGGGTCGAGGCAGGCGTTGTCAGGCTCGTCGGTACGGACAGGGAGACGATCGTGGGCTCCGTCTCGGAGCTTCTCGACGACGACGTCACGTACAGGAGGATGGCCGAAGCGGTGAACCCATACGGGGACGGCAAAGCCGCCCTGAGGATCGCCGATATCCTTGCCTCGAACATAGCCGGGAACAGCGGTGCCCGATCGTGA
- a CDS encoding glycosyltransferase family 4 protein gives MKLVYAIRHVGMTGGVKVFFQHVELLRSMGHTVHLLTRFIDEEWGFRVKPEVVPAFDEKTIPEADGIVVTTPKDVEELWDLARGRGIPLFHFLQGFEPDYVLERINGSVVPERFRGSGIVSRLKYRYKKKEWKARLKRFDRLYELPTVKIAIAPHLVRGVENRYHTTCYLLPNGIDQGVFHPKEKDLDYGGTLKILSVGNYNIEYKAIPDVLEAVRILKGQGRKVHLTRVSPADIGEKEKGEGVADRFLVRISEAEMADLYRESHILVGASTEIEGFGLPPVEAMSTGTPVILTRISPFYAFDDVHDFAYFVDVHRPQAIAQGIMDIAGNAGLREALVKRGFEVSARYRLSNVGKQLEGIVREHVRKG, from the coding sequence ATGAAGCTGGTCTACGCGATACGGCATGTGGGAATGACGGGCGGTGTCAAGGTCTTCTTCCAGCATGTCGAGCTCTTGAGGAGCATGGGCCACACGGTCCACCTCCTCACACGGTTCATCGACGAGGAATGGGGCTTCCGGGTGAAACCGGAGGTCGTGCCCGCCTTCGACGAAAAGACCATCCCCGAGGCTGACGGCATCGTCGTAACGACCCCGAAGGACGTGGAGGAGCTCTGGGATCTCGCCAGGGGCAGGGGTATTCCCCTTTTCCACTTTCTCCAGGGGTTCGAGCCCGATTATGTCCTGGAACGGATAAACGGCTCCGTTGTTCCCGAACGCTTCCGCGGCAGCGGTATCGTTTCGAGGCTGAAATATCGATACAAGAAGAAAGAATGGAAGGCGAGGCTCAAGAGGTTCGACAGGCTCTACGAACTACCCACGGTGAAGATAGCGATCGCCCCCCACCTCGTCCGGGGTGTCGAGAACAGGTACCACACCACCTGTTATCTCCTGCCCAACGGGATAGACCAGGGCGTCTTCCATCCAAAGGAAAAGGACCTCGATTACGGCGGGACGCTGAAGATACTCTCCGTGGGAAACTACAACATCGAGTACAAGGCGATCCCCGACGTTCTCGAGGCGGTCCGCATCCTGAAAGGTCAGGGGAGAAAGGTGCACCTGACCCGGGTCTCGCCCGCGGACATCGGGGAGAAGGAGAAGGGCGAGGGCGTGGCCGACAGATTCCTCGTGAGGATCTCCGAGGCGGAGATGGCCGACCTCTACCGGGAGAGCCATATCCTTGTCGGGGCATCAACGGAGATAGAGGGATTCGGCCTGCCTCCCGTGGAGGCGATGAGCACGGGCACGCCCGTCATTCTGACGAGGATATCGCCCTTCTACGCCTTCGACGATGTCCATGATTTCGCCTATTTTGTCGATGTCCACAGACCGCAGGCGATCGCTCAGGGGATCATGGATATCGCCGGCAACGCCGGCTTGAGGGAGGCGCTGGTCAAGAGGGGGTTTGAAGTTTCAGCTCGGTACCGGCTGAGCAATGTGGGGAAGCAGCTCGAAGGGATTGTCAGGGAACACGTCAGGAAGGGGTGA
- a CDS encoding class I SAM-dependent methyltransferase gives METAENKRLESQGALLVDKNAPGTQEKVVSILAGMPRGMLLDAPAGEGALVQRLMGTHDITAVDLDADFFRLHGQVAFKQVDLNGVLPFADSSFDYVTCVEGIEHLENPFLCVREFARVLRPGGTLVITTPNIMSIKSRTRFLFYGYHDFFRFIKLPREFRHGHPEYDHQHINPMTFTELRYALEKAGLEVTRVHTNRYVRARRWSALYPLLRRIITKKMKSKAPGDKDFFSREVLEGEIIIVEAEKGRDVHGG, from the coding sequence ATGGAAACGGCTGAGAATAAACGGTTGGAGAGTCAGGGGGCGCTGCTTGTCGACAAGAATGCACCCGGCACGCAGGAGAAGGTCGTGTCCATCCTTGCGGGCATGCCCCGGGGCATGCTCCTCGACGCCCCTGCCGGAGAGGGTGCCCTGGTGCAGCGGCTGATGGGCACTCACGATATCACGGCCGTCGACCTCGATGCGGACTTCTTCAGGCTTCACGGGCAGGTAGCCTTCAAGCAGGTCGACCTCAACGGGGTGCTCCCTTTCGCGGACTCCTCCTTCGATTATGTCACCTGCGTCGAGGGCATCGAGCACCTCGAGAACCCCTTTCTGTGCGTGAGGGAATTCGCGCGGGTACTGAGACCGGGCGGGACCCTTGTCATCACGACACCGAACATCATGTCCATCAAGAGCAGGACACGGTTCCTGTTCTACGGGTACCACGATTTCTTCCGCTTCATCAAACTGCCCCGGGAGTTCCGTCACGGACACCCCGAATACGATCACCAGCACATAAACCCCATGACCTTTACGGAATTGCGGTATGCCCTCGAGAAGGCCGGATTGGAGGTGACGAGGGTCCACACGAACCGGTATGTCAGGGCCCGCAGGTGGAGTGCCCTGTACCCCCTCCTGAGGCGCATCATTACGAAGAAGATGAAAAGCAAGGCGCCCGGCGACAAGGATTTCTTCTCCCGCGAGGTCCTCGAAGGCGAGATCATCATCGTGGAGGCAGAGAAGGGACGGGATGTACACGGGGGGTAG
- a CDS encoding glycosyltransferase family 39 protein, whose protein sequence is MVFAADIITPDGMLYIKVARLIGDGNWKGVYQEGFYSAYPFLIVVFQKVFHDWETAGRMVSALAGSAAVLPFFLLLRRMFDVKIAAVAAIFFVVSPRLVEYSSDVLREPLFWCFSIASLWAAWKGIDEEKWWFVVLASFFVGLSSFTRTEGLALVAIILLWMVWSLLYQRRKVRLWLAFVMVFLIAFPAIFIAPLYFLKSRAGDWELGHGVRKIPSLMRSANVALPADAGGTTPLPGEEASLLTKIMRNRYVFSAWETSYKYLRSFHVVLIMFLLFGVIRRRTIPYSGKEVPLLIWCSVFFLVSFVYAFKVSYVSTRHGLLMGIPSLLWVSAGFWEFSSRIARIAGRSRWSRKLTRHIAVYLLILACISILPKTLSSAGDGKIEMKMAGIQLKRMGYSDRKFAVEPRINRLTFYKGGEFVNIPVNIDHSALGQFLETVDASYLVVDDRTIETSVRGFKAHTKAMHLERVGIPELEDFREYSFVLYRICR, encoded by the coding sequence ATGGTGTTTGCCGCGGACATCATTACGCCTGACGGCATGCTCTATATCAAGGTGGCCAGACTGATAGGCGATGGCAACTGGAAGGGTGTGTACCAGGAGGGTTTCTACAGCGCCTATCCCTTTCTTATTGTGGTGTTTCAAAAGGTCTTTCACGACTGGGAGACCGCCGGGCGGATGGTGTCGGCACTGGCGGGTTCCGCTGCCGTTCTGCCTTTTTTCCTGCTCTTGCGGCGTATGTTCGACGTGAAGATCGCTGCGGTTGCGGCGATCTTTTTCGTTGTAAGCCCCCGGCTCGTGGAGTATTCCTCTGACGTTCTCAGGGAACCGCTCTTCTGGTGTTTCTCGATAGCGTCCCTGTGGGCGGCATGGAAGGGGATAGATGAGGAGAAATGGTGGTTCGTTGTCCTCGCCAGTTTCTTCGTCGGTCTTTCGTCCTTCACACGGACGGAAGGCCTGGCCCTGGTCGCGATCATCCTCTTATGGATGGTATGGAGCCTTCTTTATCAGCGGCGAAAGGTGAGGCTCTGGCTCGCCTTCGTCATGGTCTTCCTGATCGCCTTCCCGGCGATCTTTATCGCGCCTCTCTATTTTCTCAAGAGCAGGGCAGGCGATTGGGAGCTGGGCCACGGGGTAAGGAAAATACCCTCTCTCATGAGAAGTGCGAACGTGGCCCTGCCGGCAGACGCTGGGGGGACCACCCCGCTCCCCGGGGAGGAGGCATCCCTTCTCACGAAGATCATGAGGAACAGGTATGTTTTTTCCGCCTGGGAGACTTCGTACAAGTATCTCAGGTCCTTTCACGTGGTCCTGATAATGTTCCTGCTTTTTGGTGTGATAAGGAGAAGGACCATTCCCTATTCCGGCAAGGAAGTGCCGCTCCTGATATGGTGCTCCGTCTTTTTTCTCGTCTCTTTCGTATACGCCTTCAAGGTTTCCTACGTGAGCACGAGGCACGGCCTTCTCATGGGAATTCCGTCGCTGTTATGGGTTTCCGCCGGTTTCTGGGAATTCAGCTCGCGCATTGCGAGGATTGCTGGGAGGAGTCGGTGGAGCCGGAAGCTGACGCGTCACATTGCCGTCTATTTGCTCATCCTTGCCTGTATATCCATATTGCCAAAGACACTGTCGTCCGCCGGCGATGGGAAGATCGAGATGAAAATGGCGGGTATCCAGTTGAAGCGGATGGGGTATTCCGATAGAAAATTCGCGGTGGAACCGAGGATCAACCGGTTGACGTTCTACAAGGGCGGGGAGTTCGTCAACATCCCCGTCAATATCGATCATTCCGCACTGGGTCAGTTTCTCGAGACCGTTGACGCGAGTTACCTTGTTGTTGACGACAGGACCATCGAGACCTCTGTCAGGGGTTTCAAGGCGCACACAAAGGCAATGCACCTGGAAAGGGTCGGCATTCCCGAACTCGAGGATTTCAGAGAGTATTCGTTTGTCCTGTACAGGATATGCAGATAG
- a CDS encoding glycosyltransferase — protein MAGNSGRKKVCFVATLEMSVRAFLVDHMSLLQDTFELSVICSTEDPGFLADYGVRAKVIPLAIPRSVSPVSDVKALLALFRIFREERFDIVHSIMPKSGLLAMTAAFAARVPARVHTFTGQVWKNLRGIKRLVLKTMDRVLVACATEVLIDSPSQREFLIAEGIVGRDGSAVIANGSMCGVDAGRFRFDEEARMAIRKDLRIGSTETVFFFLGRLKRDKGILDLARAFAGVCATVKAGVHLILAGPDEENMKEKVLEICSRCAERVHLTGPANAPERLMSASDILCLPSYREGFGLVVIEGAAVGLPSIGSRIYGITDAIEEGVTGMLFEMGSHHDLMLKMMKFVEDPSLARRMGERARTFALDMFSRERVTGAMVEYYRVLGGRPRLSFTKRAFDIALSLLGIVALGIPMLAIALVIYMSMGSPVLFRQMRPGYRGRPFSIMKFRTMTEGRNVVGDLLPDGARLTPVGRIVRALSLDELPQLFNVLLGDLSFVGPRPLLMHYMPLYNEHQARRHDVRPGITGWAQVNGRNAISWEERLDLDVWYVDHGSFSLDLRILWMTAVNVVKRQGISAEGFETMPEFKGSKKRGADDK, from the coding sequence ATGGCAGGCAACTCAGGGAGAAAGAAGGTGTGTTTTGTCGCCACTCTCGAGATGTCCGTGAGGGCCTTTCTCGTGGACCATATGTCGTTGCTTCAGGATACCTTCGAACTGAGCGTCATATGCTCGACGGAGGACCCGGGATTCCTTGCAGATTATGGGGTCAGGGCGAAGGTCATCCCCCTTGCCATCCCCCGGAGCGTCTCGCCCGTGAGCGACGTGAAAGCGCTTCTCGCGCTATTCAGGATATTCAGGGAGGAGCGTTTCGACATCGTGCATTCCATCATGCCCAAGTCGGGTCTGCTCGCCATGACGGCCGCCTTCGCCGCCCGTGTGCCCGCGAGGGTCCACACCTTTACGGGACAGGTATGGAAGAACCTGAGGGGCATAAAGCGGCTTGTCCTCAAGACCATGGACAGGGTGCTCGTTGCCTGTGCCACGGAGGTCCTCATCGACAGCCCTTCCCAGAGGGAGTTCCTCATCGCGGAAGGCATCGTGGGACGCGACGGGTCGGCGGTCATAGCGAACGGGTCCATGTGCGGCGTCGACGCCGGGAGGTTCCGTTTCGATGAGGAAGCAAGGATGGCCATCCGGAAGGATCTCCGCATCGGGTCCACCGAGACGGTCTTCTTTTTCCTCGGACGATTGAAGAGGGACAAGGGCATCCTCGACCTAGCCCGGGCGTTCGCCGGGGTTTGCGCGACGGTTAAGGCGGGGGTGCATCTGATCCTTGCCGGTCCCGACGAGGAGAATATGAAAGAGAAGGTCCTCGAGATATGCTCACGATGTGCGGAAAGAGTGCACCTGACGGGACCCGCGAATGCCCCGGAGAGACTCATGTCGGCATCTGACATCCTGTGCCTTCCGAGCTACCGGGAGGGGTTCGGACTTGTCGTCATAGAGGGGGCGGCCGTGGGCCTTCCCTCCATAGGGTCGAGAATATACGGCATCACCGATGCCATCGAGGAGGGCGTCACGGGCATGCTTTTTGAAATGGGCTCCCACCACGACCTCATGCTCAAAATGATGAAGTTCGTTGAAGACCCCTCTCTGGCGCGGAGGATGGGGGAACGGGCCCGCACCTTTGCCCTCGACATGTTCTCCCGGGAGAGGGTCACCGGCGCCATGGTTGAATACTACAGGGTGCTTGGCGGCCGTCCGCGTCTGTCCTTCACGAAGAGAGCCTTCGACATTGCCCTTTCCCTGCTCGGGATCGTCGCGCTCGGAATCCCCATGTTGGCCATCGCGCTGGTTATCTACATGTCCATGGGCAGCCCCGTCCTGTTCAGACAGATGCGTCCCGGCTACCGCGGGAGGCCGTTCTCGATCATGAAGTTCCGCACCATGACGGAGGGCAGGAACGTTGTGGGGGATCTGCTGCCGGACGGGGCGCGATTGACACCTGTGGGAAGGATAGTTCGGGCATTGAGCCTCGACGAACTGCCCCAGCTTTTCAATGTTCTCCTGGGCGACCTCAGTTTTGTGGGGCCAAGGCCGCTTCTCATGCACTACATGCCCCTGTACAACGAGCACCAGGCGAGGCGCCACGATGTGAGACCGGGCATCACGGGCTGGGCGCAGGTCAACGGCCGGAATGCCATCTCGTGGGAAGAGAGGCTCGACCTCGACGTCTGGTACGTTGACCACGGGAGCTTCTCCCTCGACCTCAGGATCCTCTGGATGACCGCTGTGAACGTGGTGAAGAGACAGGGCATTTCCGCCGAGGGTTTCGAGACCATGCCCGAATTCAAAGGCTCCAAAAAGCGGGGAGCGGACGATAAGTAG